In the Dyella humicola genome, TTACTAACGAGCTTTGCGACAAGGGGTTGATCGCGCGTCACGCCAGCGACGAGGATCGCCGCAAGGTGTCGCTCACGCTGACTGCCGAAGGGGTGGCTGTGATCGAGAGTTTTCTGCCCGATGTGTGCGCGCTGTTGGAGCGGCAGGTGGGCGGACTGCATCCGCGCGATATGGCCCAGTTGGAGCGCCTGCTGAAGAAATTCAGCGCACAGCTGGAGCGCGAATAGGCCATGTCAGCCGTTTCCCACGACCTCCCGGCGAATCGACGCTGGCCCTGGCTGGCCGAGTTCCTCATCGGCGAGCGGCAGTCGTGGATCTTCGTATTCAAATGCATGCTCGCTTTCTACATCGTCGCCTGGCTGGCGATGGTGTTCCAGTTGGAGCAGCCATCGACGGCGATGATCACCGTATCGATCGTGATGCATCCGCAAAGCGGCATCGTGCTGGCCAAGAGCTTCTATCGCGCCATCGGCACGGTGGCCGGCAGCTTGTGTGGTTTGCTGATGTTGGCGGCCTTTCCGCAGCAGCGCGAATTGTTCCTTTTCAGCCTCTCGCTATGGGTCGGCGTGTGTTCGGGCGGCGCCGTGCTGTACCGCAACTTCATGTCCTACGGCTTCGTGCTGGCGGGGTATACCGCGGCGATCGTGACGTTGCCGGCGATCAACAACCCGTACAACGTCTTCTACTCCGCGGTCCTACGCGTGAGCGAAGTGATGCTGGGCATCATCGTTGCCGGCGTGATCAGCGATATCGTGCTGCCCGTACGCCTGCGCGACGTGCTACTCAGGAGTGCCCGCGAGCAATATCAGCACTTCATCGAATTCGCTCGCGGCAGCCTGGGTGGCCATATTCCGCGTTCCGAGATGGAGCAGGCGCAACTGCGCGTTGTACGAGCCGCCGTGCAGCTGGAAGACCTGCGCTCGTCCGTGATCTTCGAAGACCCTGAGGCACGCGCGCGCAGCAGCCGATTGCAGCTGCTCAACCTGCGTTACATGGCGGCCGCCACCAGCTTCCAATCATTGCATCATCTGATCAACCGCTTGCAGCGCAATAACCATCCACGTACGGCGGACGCGGTGATCAAGCTTTATGCGCCCGTCGGCGAGGCGCTTTCGCTGGACCCCGTCGAGCGCACCGAGCCGCGGCTGTTGACCGCCCGCCTGGAGGCAAGCGAGGCCAGGCTGCCGGCCTTAGCCGCGGAACTACGTGGTGAGCTGCGCCAGGACCCGGAGCTGCTGCTGGAATTCGACACGGGTGCCATGCTGCTGCGCCGCTTTGTCAGGGAGCTGTGCGACTTCACGGCGCTCAAGGTGACGGTGCGCGAGACCCAAGGACGCTTGCAAGGTACGGTGGAGCGCGTCGAATTCAAGCGCGCCAACGACTATGCTCCGCCACTGATTGCCGTGGTGCGCACCTTCCTCACCATGCTCACGCTGGGCGTGTTCTGGTTTGCTACGGCATGGCCGTTTGGTCCCAGTGCGATGTTGCTGGCGACCGTCTTCAGCGGTCTGCTGGCCACGTCGCCAACGCCGGTATTGGCCACGGTCAACACATGGATAGGCTACGCCATGGGCTTGGCCGGTGCCTATGTGGTGACGTTCTGGTTGCTGCCGGGCAGCGACGGTTTCGTGATGCTGATGCTCGCCACCACGCCGCTGCTGCTGATCGGGCCTTACCTGACGGCGCGCAACGCGACCCTCCCGGGCGTCGGCGCCGGCTATACCCTGGGCTTCGTCTATATTTTGGCGTTGAAGAACCCGATGGAGTACAACCCGGAGCGTTTCATCAACGACAGCATCGCCTCGCTGTTCGGCCTGATGATGAGCGGGGCGGCCTTCATGGTGATCCCGACGGTGATCGGCACGCAGTGGTTGCGCCGTCGACAGCTGCAACGGCTGCGCCGACAAGTGACGTTTGCCGCCACCGCCCCGATGGCAGGCCTCCTCTACCGATTCGAGAGTGCCAACCGCGATCTGTTCCATCAGATCGTCTCCTTCACCCAACCCAAGAGCGCAGAATCCAAGGAGCTGTTGGCCTGGGCCCTGGCCGTGAACGACTGCGGCCGCGCCGTGATCGAGTTGCGCCAGGACATGCTGCATGCGGAGCTGCCGCCGCCGCTGATGGAAGTGATGCAGAAAGCGGTACTTGCGCTCGCCCAACTGTACGACGAGCCCGACTCCGCGCGCTGGCAGCAAGCGGATGACGCCATCGACCATGCACTTACCTTGACCATGCAGACCCTACCGCTGGCACGCGCGAGCTGTCAGCCTGCGCTGGCGCACCTGTTGCAACTGCGCACGGCGCTGCGCGATGACCAGTCTGCGCTTGGGCCCTACATCATCAAGGCACCGGAGACGTCCCATGCCCCGTGAAATCGCCCTCGCCGACGCGTTGGTCCCTAGCATTCTGCTGGTGTATCTCGGCTGCCTGCTGGTGCTGTGGGTGGTTGACACCATCGTCGGTCGTTATGGTCTGTACCGCTATGTCTGGCATCCGTCCCTGTTCCGTGTCGCCTTGTTCTTCTGCCTGTTCGGCGCGGTCGGCCTGTTGTTGTACCCCTGAGTCACCGATATGAAGATCCAGACCCAGCCTTTGCTTCGCTTTCTCATCACGGCCTCCGTCGTCGTCCTTGCGCTAGTGCTCGGCCACGCGCTGTGGCGGCACTACCTGTATTCGCCATGGACGCGCGATGGCCGCGTTCGCGCCGAAGTTGCACGTATTGCCCCCGACGTTTCAGGTCTGGTCACCCGGGTGGCCGTCGTCGACAACCAGATCGTGAACAAGGGCGATGTGCTCTTCGTCATCGATCCCGAGCGCTTCCATATCGCGCTGGCGCAGGCCGAAGCCAACCTCGCTGCCGCCAAGGCCAGCGCTCGCGCGGCCGGTGCCAATATCGATGCGGTGTTGGCCAGCGCCTCCGCGCGTAGGGCCGAGTACGACATGCGCCAGGATCAGGCACGGCGCAGACAGGACCTGGCCGACGTGGTGCCAAAGGAAGAGCGCACCGACGCCCGCTCTGCCGCCGATACCGCGCGCGCCGTCTGGCAGCAAGCCCAGGCCAGTGGCCACCAGGCCACGGCGTCGCGTGAACAGGCAGAGGCCGCCGTGGTGCAGGCGCAAGTTGCCGTGGATCGCGCCCAGCTGGATATCGCGCGTACCGAAGTGCGCGCACCGGTGGACGGTTACGTGACCAACCTGGATGTACGCGTGGGCGATTACGCCGCCGCTGGCAGTCCGCGCCTGGCCCTGATCGATCGCCACAGCTATTACATCTACGGCTACTTCGAGGAAACCAAGTTGCCGAGCATCCGCGTGGGCGATCCCGTCAGCATCCGTCTGCTGAGTGGCGGCACGCGCCTGACGGGCCGCATCACCGGCGTGGCACGGGGCATCACCGATCGTGACAACCCCACCGGCAGGGATCTGCTGGCCGACGTCAATCCGACCTTCAACTGGGTGCGTCTGGCCCAGCGCGTCCCGGTGCGCATCGACATCGATGAATCCAGCATTCCCGCCGATGTCGTGCTGGCAGCCGGCATGACGGCGAGCATCGATGTGCAGCCACGGCGAGTGCTGGATCGGGATAGGAGCCAGGGCAAATCCTCGCCCTAGTGAAACGCCCGGCGCGCGGACCAGGCGTGCCAGGCGTTCTCATCATGCTATCCACCGATGGGCGGCGTGGCGAGGCCAGGCCGTCTGCCAGCCGGCCGATCAGCCCTCGGAGGGCGCCACATTCATGCAGGTTTCGACGTGGTCGAAGAACCACGAGTCGTCTGTCGGAAAATGCGAGTAGTACTTGGCGATAGTATTTGCACCTACTGGCTTGATGTCGACAAGAGCGATGACGGGACTGTTTGCGGTTTCCCGAATTTCAATCGTCGTCCCGCTGTACAGCACGATTCTTTGCAGGCTGAGCGACTTTTCCGACCAGGCATTGACGACGCAATCGGCCACTGCTTCGGCGCTGCCAATGCCGGCATAAGTGGCGGTTGGCGCCGAATCACGCAACGACAGCACGTTGGTACATCCTGTGAGGAGTGTCGCGATAACAGCGCATGCCAAATATTTCTTCATCGTTACTTCTTCCGTTGGATTCACATTACTACGGCAGGGAAACGCGGTTATCCCGTTCCACGCCTGACCGTCGATGGGCTGGGTCGAACGATTGTACTTGCGCCGTAGAATATTGCCTTTCAGTCGGCGCATCTTTCTCAGGAACGTTCGTATGGGAACCGTGGAGTACATCCCCGGCGAAATCGTGGCGGCATGTTCTGGCGCCGGTGTGGGGCAGCAGAGGGTCGGCCGTGAATGACAACGCAAAACCACGCAGCGTGTTCAGTCCCATCGCGCTGTTGGGATTCATCCTCTTCTGTTGCCTGCTTGGCTGGGGTGTGGCCACGCACTCACGGGCGCTTGGCGTAGGGTTGATGTTTGTCTACGCGGGATGGCTCGTGGTTGGCTCGGGCGCCGTGGTCTGGCGCTGGTGGAGACGGGGCCAACCCGAATAGACGGGGCGTCATCCGGGCAGACGATCACGCTAGCATGACTGGCGACGTCGCTTGATATGGGGTCCATACACGTCTGGGGAACGCCCATGTTCAAGCTGACCCTCGTTGCCGCGATCCTGATATTCGCCACTGTCAGCAGTGTTGCCGCGCCGGTTGCACCGCCCCTGGAGCTGGTGGTGCTTGGGTCCGGTGGTCCCGGGGCGACCGGGCGTGCCGGGGCGGGGTACATCGTGCTGGTCGACGGCGAGCCTCGCATCGTGGTGGATGCTGGGCCCGGGACGTTTGTGCGCCTGGGCGAGGCCAAGCTGTCATTGGACAAGATCGATATCGTCTTGCTGACGCATCTGCACATCGATCACACCGGCGAATTGCCTGGGTTGTTCAAAGCGCGAGCGATCTCAGCCGGTGGTCCGGTCAATCTTCGGGTCTTTGGTCCTACAGGACATCATGGCGAAGGCGACGATGCCACCTTCCCATCCACCAGCCGCTTTATCGATCTGCTATTCGGACCTGCGGGTGCGTATAGCTACTTGCGCGACTTTGCCGCGCCGATGACGATCAAAGCGACGGATATCGATGCGTCGGCGAATGCCCCGAAGACACCGAAGATCATTTATTCAGAGCATGGCCTGGATATCGGCGCGATAGCGGGTCACCATGGCGATGCGCCCGCAGTGATCTATCGCATCGACTATCGCCATCAGAGCATCACCTTCAGCGGTGACATCGATGCCAAGGGCATCGACAATCTGGGTCGTATTGCGCAACACACCAACCTGCTGGTGTTCAATTGCGTGGTGCTCGATCCACCGGGCTCAAGGCCCGTGCTCTATACCTTGCACACCCCGCCCAAGACGATTGGCGTGGTGGCCGCCGACAGCGAAACGAAAAGACTGCTGCTCAGTCATTTGTCACCCTCGATTGATCAACAGCGTGCCAATGTGGAGGCATCCATCCGTGCGCATTATCAGGGGCCGGTCGTGTTCGCCGAAGATGGCATGCGTTTGCAGCCTTAGGCGCCTTTCGCTCCGGCGCTGATCCTCGCGCTGGCATTCCAGCGCGAAGACGTCCGTGGCTCGCCATGGTGGGTCAGCCGCTGCTGCCTTAGTCGATCGTTGCGGCCTGGATGCGTCCCGCCCTGGCTGCCTTGACCATGGCGGCATGGTCGCGGTCGTTTTGGTCGGCGTAGGCCACGGAAAATGATGCGATGGCGTCGGCGAAGGCATCGCTCTTGCCGAGGTAGGCGGCCAGAAGCACGGCATCTCCTGATCGCGCGTGCGCCCGTGCCAGGGTGTGTGCACACAGTCGGCCATAACGACGCAGGTTCGCCGCGCCCATCAGTTCGACCTGCGGCGAGATCTTGGCGTCGCGTAGTTGGCGTATATAGAAATGGCGCTTCGGCCCTTCCGTCCAGCCAAGGAAAATATCGCTCGCCGATTGCATCAGCCGCTGGCCGGCAACGACGCGTTGCCCCTGGTGCGCATAAGGGTTCCTGCCGACAAACGGGTCGATCACCGACTGCCGCGCCTCCTTGAACTGCAGGAACAGGGGGTCGCCGCTACCGGATACGAACAGGATGATGCCGCAGTAGGTGCCCACGCTGCCAACGCCGACGACCTTGACGGCGGCGTCGACAGACTCAAAGCGCTCCAGCAGGATTCTTCGTTCCGGTTGCAGCGAATCTAAATAGAGCTCGAATGCGCGCGCACGCACTTCCGGGCTGATCACGTTTTGCATTTCGGCGTCGTGATAGAGCAAGGGTGGCTCGTCCTGGATCCGTGCAGGAGAGCCGCCAGTCACCGTCAACTTGACGAATTCCTTCATGTGAGCGGTGTGCTCCTTCGCCTTGCGCACGTTCTTGCTAGCCAGCTTTTTCATCTGCTCGTCCTGCATGCGGCCGATCACCGCCTCCAGGTCGATGTGGTCATACCAGGCGTCGAGCAGCGGCATGTCCGCGTACTCGGCCAGGTGGTCACGATACGAGGAGGCGGCCGCCCACGCGATGTCCTGCGCATCATCAGCCGAGCAGGCATTGGCGCGCGCAGCGACGACTAGGCTGGCGCAGAGCCGCTTCACATCCCATTCCCACGGACCGATGGTGGTCTCGTCGAAATCGTTGATGTCGAATACCAGCTTGCGTTCGGGCGTGGCAAAGCCGCCAAAGTTCACCAAGTGGCAATCCCCGCAGATCTGCAGATGGATGCCCGTGTTGGCGGTCGAGGAAAGATCACTGGCCATGATCGCGGCAGCGCCCCGGTAAAAGGCGAAGGGCGAAGCCATCATGCGGCCATAACGGATCGGCACCAGCGACTCGACCCGGCCTTTCGATGTTTCGATCAGGATATCGACGGGGTCCCGCCGGGGTTTCGGCGCCCGCCAGCCACCCAGCGACTTTCGTGAGCACTTGTCACGTATGGCTCTCGCCATTTCCTGCCTTATTTCCACCGCTTGATGAAAGCTGTCCTGCGACAGGTGCGAACCTTTGCTTGCCGCAGACTTGGGCTTGGCGTCACGGGCCTTGTGCTTGGATGCGCGCTTGGCGGTGCGCTGTTCGGGTGCGGCGGACATGCGTGCCCCCTCGTCGGAAAAGAGCGTGGGTCGAAACGGGCTGGCCTACTGACCAGTGCTCCATTTGACACCTGGGCCAGGTAAAGAAAAACCGTAGAACTACGGTGAATCGCACGAAGTCGTGAAAACGCAGCCTCTCGGCGAAAGGCCCGACGCGCTGGCTGCGTCTCGGGTTTTGACCAGAGGCGCCTCGTCGCTCTCCTTGATCCGTAAGTGATGCCGTCTCTCACGGCGCGCACGCCCTCGATGGGCGATAAGCAAGAGTGCATCTGGCTGCTGGCTGAGTGCCACCGGGTCCCGCTGACCATTTCGTGGCAAGTCAGTCGCGTGTTGCCAGTGCGCGATTGACCCTCAAAGCCACCAGTGTGCAGGCCACGCCGGAGAGAAGATAGGCGCTGACGGCGACCAGGCCGAATCGGGTCGACAAGCCGAGCGCCACCAAAGGTGCGAAGGCTGCGCCGATCAACCAGGCGAAGTCGGTGGTCAATGCTGCGCCGGTATAGCGAAAGCGGGACTCGAAATTGGATGTAACGCTGCCGGCGGCCTGGCCGTACGACAGCCCAAGCAAGGCGAATCCCACGATGATGAAGGTGTTCTGCGCGTGACGATCGCCGCCCAGCAGCCAGGGTGCAAACAGCGCAAAGATGCCGATCAGCGCGGCGGCCATTCCAAGTGTAGTGCGGCGGCCGATGCGGTCGGCGATGAGTCCGGATGCGATCACCCCAAGAATGCAGGCCACGCCGCCGACGATCTGCACGACCAGTACGGCGTCGATCGATTGCGTCGTGCCCAGCGAAATCCAGGACAGCGGAAAAATCGAGACCAGGTGGAAGAGCGCGTAGCTGGCCAGTGCGGCAAAGGCGCCAAGGAAAATATTGCCACCCTGTGCGCGCAGCATG is a window encoding:
- a CDS encoding FUSC family protein, translating into MSAVSHDLPANRRWPWLAEFLIGERQSWIFVFKCMLAFYIVAWLAMVFQLEQPSTAMITVSIVMHPQSGIVLAKSFYRAIGTVAGSLCGLLMLAAFPQQRELFLFSLSLWVGVCSGGAVLYRNFMSYGFVLAGYTAAIVTLPAINNPYNVFYSAVLRVSEVMLGIIVAGVISDIVLPVRLRDVLLRSAREQYQHFIEFARGSLGGHIPRSEMEQAQLRVVRAAVQLEDLRSSVIFEDPEARARSSRLQLLNLRYMAAATSFQSLHHLINRLQRNNHPRTADAVIKLYAPVGEALSLDPVERTEPRLLTARLEASEARLPALAAELRGELRQDPELLLEFDTGAMLLRRFVRELCDFTALKVTVRETQGRLQGTVERVEFKRANDYAPPLIAVVRTFLTMLTLGVFWFATAWPFGPSAMLLATVFSGLLATSPTPVLATVNTWIGYAMGLAGAYVVTFWLLPGSDGFVMLMLATTPLLLIGPYLTARNATLPGVGAGYTLGFVYILALKNPMEYNPERFINDSIASLFGLMMSGAAFMVIPTVIGTQWLRRRQLQRLRRQVTFAATAPMAGLLYRFESANRDLFHQIVSFTQPKSAESKELLAWALAVNDCGRAVIELRQDMLHAELPPPLMEVMQKAVLALAQLYDEPDSARWQQADDAIDHALTLTMQTLPLARASCQPALAHLLQLRTALRDDQSALGPYIIKAPETSHAP
- a CDS encoding DUF1656 domain-containing protein, producing MPREIALADALVPSILLVYLGCLLVLWVVDTIVGRYGLYRYVWHPSLFRVALFFCLFGAVGLLLYP
- a CDS encoding biotin/lipoyl-binding protein, which produces MKIQTQPLLRFLITASVVVLALVLGHALWRHYLYSPWTRDGRVRAEVARIAPDVSGLVTRVAVVDNQIVNKGDVLFVIDPERFHIALAQAEANLAAAKASARAAGANIDAVLASASARRAEYDMRQDQARRRQDLADVVPKEERTDARSAADTARAVWQQAQASGHQATASREQAEAAVVQAQVAVDRAQLDIARTEVRAPVDGYVTNLDVRVGDYAAAGSPRLALIDRHSYYIYGYFEETKLPSIRVGDPVSIRLLSGGTRLTGRITGVARGITDRDNPTGRDLLADVNPTFNWVRLAQRVPVRIDIDESSIPADVVLAAGMTASIDVQPRRVLDRDRSQGKSSP
- a CDS encoding DUF2252 domain-containing protein; amino-acid sequence: MSAAPEQRTAKRASKHKARDAKPKSAASKGSHLSQDSFHQAVEIRQEMARAIRDKCSRKSLGGWRAPKPRRDPVDILIETSKGRVESLVPIRYGRMMASPFAFYRGAAAIMASDLSSTANTGIHLQICGDCHLVNFGGFATPERKLVFDINDFDETTIGPWEWDVKRLCASLVVAARANACSADDAQDIAWAAASSYRDHLAEYADMPLLDAWYDHIDLEAVIGRMQDEQMKKLASKNVRKAKEHTAHMKEFVKLTVTGGSPARIQDEPPLLYHDAEMQNVISPEVRARAFELYLDSLQPERRILLERFESVDAAVKVVGVGSVGTYCGIILFVSGSGDPLFLQFKEARQSVIDPFVGRNPYAHQGQRVVAGQRLMQSASDIFLGWTEGPKRHFYIRQLRDAKISPQVELMGAANLRRYGRLCAHTLARAHARSGDAVLLAAYLGKSDAFADAIASFSVAYADQNDRDHAAMVKAARAGRIQAATID
- a CDS encoding MBL fold metallo-hydrolase, yielding MFKLTLVAAILIFATVSSVAAPVAPPLELVVLGSGGPGATGRAGAGYIVLVDGEPRIVVDAGPGTFVRLGEAKLSLDKIDIVLLTHLHIDHTGELPGLFKARAISAGGPVNLRVFGPTGHHGEGDDATFPSTSRFIDLLFGPAGAYSYLRDFAAPMTIKATDIDASANAPKTPKIIYSEHGLDIGAIAGHHGDAPAVIYRIDYRHQSITFSGDIDAKGIDNLGRIAQHTNLLVFNCVVLDPPGSRPVLYTLHTPPKTIGVVAADSETKRLLLSHLSPSIDQQRANVEASIRAHYQGPVVFAEDGMRLQP